In the Manis javanica isolate MJ-LG chromosome 14, MJ_LKY, whole genome shotgun sequence genome, one interval contains:
- the SLC23A1 gene encoding solute carrier family 23 member 1 isoform X5, translating to MKLLPNWRAVLPAGPRGRAWTWARQPRRTAHTCAPKMRAEEEPEGRTQHESLGSAPTSTKDPTMSLPTESRFDMLYKIEDLPPWYLCILLGFQHYLTCFSGTIAVPFLLAEALCVGRDQHTVSQLIGTIFTCVGVTTLIQTTLGIRLPLFQASAFAFLVPAKAILALERWKCPPEEEIYGNWSLPLNTAHIWHPRIREVQGAIMVSSMVEVVIGLTGLPGALLSYIGPLTVTPTVSLIGLSVFQAAGDRAGSHWGISAFSILLIVLFSQYLRNLTLLLPAYRWGKGLTVFRIQIFKMFPIVLAIMTVWLLCYVLTLMDVLPTDPTAYGFQARTDARGDIMAIAPWIRIPYPCQWGLPTVTAAAVLGMFSATLAGIIESIGDYYACARLAGAPPPPVHAINRGIFTEGICCIIAGLLGTGNGSTSSSPNIGVLGITKVGSRRVVQYGAGIMLVLGTIGKFTALFASLPDPILGGMFCTLFGMITAVGLSNLQFVDMNSSRNLFVLGFSMFFGLTLPNYLEANPGTINTGISEVDQILTVLLTTEMFVGGCLAFILDNTVPGSPEERGLTQWKAGAHANSEMSAGLKSYDFPFGMSVVQRIAFLKYIPICPVFKGFSSRPKNQLPVPEDTPENIETVSVCTKV from the exons ATGAAGCTGCTGCCCAACTGGAGAGCGGTGCTGCCCGCAGGCCCTCGGGGCAGGGCCTGGACATGGGCACGGCAACCCAGAA GAACTGCTCACACCTGTGCCCCAAAGATGAGGGCTGAGGAGGAGCCCGAGGGCCGGACACAG CACGAGTCCCTGGGCTCAGCACCGACCTCCACAAAGGACCCCACTATGTCCCTACCCACAGAATCCAGGTTTGACATGTTGTATAAGATCGAGGACCTGCCACCCTGGTACCTGTGCATCCTGTTGGGCTTCCAG CACTACCTGACCTGCTTCAGCGGCACCATTGCAGTGCCTTTCCTCCTGGCTGAGGCGCTGTGTGTGGGCCGCGACCAGCACACGGTCAGCCAGCTCATAGGCACCATCTTCACCTGCGTGGGAGTCACCACCCTCATCCAGACCACGCTGGGCATACG GCTACCACTGTTCCAGGCCAGCGCCTTTGCATTTCTGGTCCCAGCTAAAGCCATCCTGGCCCTGGAGAGATGGAAATGCCCCCCGGAAG AGGAGATCTACGGTAACTGGAGTCTGCCCCTGAACACCGCTCACATCTGGCACCCACGGATACGAGAG GTCCAAGGTGCAATCATGGTGTCCAGCATGGTGGAGGTGGTGATCGGGCTGACAGGGCTCCCTGGGGCCCTGCTCAGCTACATTGGGCCTCTCACGGTCACCCCCACTGTCTCCCTCATTGGCCTCTCTGTCTTCCAAGCTGCTGGTGACAGAGCTGGCTCCCACTGGGGCATCTCAGCTTT ctccaTCCTCCTGATCGTCCTCTTCTCCCAGTACCTGCGCAACCTCACCCTCCTGCTGCCCGCCTACCGCTGGGGCAAGGGCCTCACTGTCTTCCGCATTCAGATCTTCAAGATGTTTCCT ATCGTGCTGGCCATCATGACCGTGTGGTTGCTCTGCTACGTCCTGACCCTGATGGATGTACTGCCCACAGACCCCACGGCCTATGGCTTCCAGGCACGAACAGACGCCCGCGGTGACATCATGGCTATTGCGCCCTGGATCCGCATCCCCTATCCCT GTCAGTGGGGCCTGCCCACAGTGACCGCGGCTGCTGTCCTGGGAATGTTCAGCGCCACACTGGCGGGCATCATTGAGTCCATTGGAGATTACTATGCTTGTGCCCGCCTGGCTGGTGCTCCGCCCCCTCCAGTACATGCTATCAACAG GGGAATCTTCACCGAAGGCATCTGCTGCATTATCGCTGGGCTGTTGGGCACGGGCAATGGGTCTacctcctccagccccaacatTGGCGTCCTGGGGATTACCAAG GTGGGCAGCCGGCGTGTGGTGCAGTACGGTGCGGGCATCATGCTCGTCCTGGGCACCATTGGCAAATTCACCGCCCTCTTCGCTTCGCTGCCTGACCCCATCCTGGGGGGCATGTTTTGCACCCTCTTTG GAATGATTACAGCCGTGGGGCTGTCCAACCTGCAGTTCGTGGACATGAATTCATCTCGCAACCTCTTCGTGCTGGGGTTTTCCATGTTCTTCGGGCTCACGCTGCCCAATTACCTGGAGGCCAACCCTGGCACCATCAACACAG GCATTTCTGAAGTGGACCAGATTCTAACTGTGCTGCTGACCACGGAGATGTTCGTGGGTGGGTGCCTTGCTTTCATACTGGACAACACAGTGCCAG GGAGCCCAGAGGAGCGAGGTCTGACACAGTGGAAAGCTGGGGCCCATGCCAACAGTGAGATGTCTGCTGGCCTCAAGAGCTATGACTTCCCCTTTGGGATGAGCGTGGTACAAAGGATTGCCTTTCTGAAATACATTCCTATCTGCCCAGTCTTCAAAGGATTTTCTTCAAGGCCAAAAAACCAGCTTCCAGTTCCAGAAGATACTCCAGAAAATATAGAAACTGTATCTGTGTGCACCAAGGTCTGA
- the SLC23A1 gene encoding solute carrier family 23 member 1 isoform X4 has protein sequence MKLLPNWRAVLPAGPRGRAWTWARQPRRTAHTCAPKMRAEEEPEGRTQHESLGSAPTSTKDPTMSLPTESRFDMLYKIEDLPPWYLCILLGFQHYLTCFSGTIAVPFLLAEALCVGRDQHTVSQLIGTIFTCVGVTTLIQTTLGIRLPLFQASAFAFLVPAKAILALERWKCPPEAAGDRAGSHWGISAFSILLIVLFSQYLRNLTLLLPAYRWGKGLTVFRIQIFKMFPIVLAIMTVWLLCYVLTLMDVLPTDPTAYGFQARTDARGDIMAIAPWIRIPYPCQWGLPTVTAAAVLGMFSATLAGIIESIGDYYACARLAGAPPPPVHAINRGIFTEGICCIIAGLLGTGNGSTSSSPNIGVLGITKVGSRRVVQYGAGIMLVLGTIGKFTALFASLPDPILGGMFCTLFGMITAVGLSNLQFVDMNSSRNLFVLGFSMFFGLTLPNYLEANPGTINTGISEVDQILTVLLTTEMFVGGCLAFILDNTVPGSPEERGLTQWKAGAHANSEMSAGLKSYDFPFGMSVVQRIAFLKYIPICPVFKGFSSRPKNQLPVPEDTPENIETVSVCTKV, from the exons ATGAAGCTGCTGCCCAACTGGAGAGCGGTGCTGCCCGCAGGCCCTCGGGGCAGGGCCTGGACATGGGCACGGCAACCCAGAA GAACTGCTCACACCTGTGCCCCAAAGATGAGGGCTGAGGAGGAGCCCGAGGGCCGGACACAG CACGAGTCCCTGGGCTCAGCACCGACCTCCACAAAGGACCCCACTATGTCCCTACCCACAGAATCCAGGTTTGACATGTTGTATAAGATCGAGGACCTGCCACCCTGGTACCTGTGCATCCTGTTGGGCTTCCAG CACTACCTGACCTGCTTCAGCGGCACCATTGCAGTGCCTTTCCTCCTGGCTGAGGCGCTGTGTGTGGGCCGCGACCAGCACACGGTCAGCCAGCTCATAGGCACCATCTTCACCTGCGTGGGAGTCACCACCCTCATCCAGACCACGCTGGGCATACG GCTACCACTGTTCCAGGCCAGCGCCTTTGCATTTCTGGTCCCAGCTAAAGCCATCCTGGCCCTGGAGAGATGGAAATGCCCCCCGGAAG CTGCTGGTGACAGAGCTGGCTCCCACTGGGGCATCTCAGCTTT ctccaTCCTCCTGATCGTCCTCTTCTCCCAGTACCTGCGCAACCTCACCCTCCTGCTGCCCGCCTACCGCTGGGGCAAGGGCCTCACTGTCTTCCGCATTCAGATCTTCAAGATGTTTCCT ATCGTGCTGGCCATCATGACCGTGTGGTTGCTCTGCTACGTCCTGACCCTGATGGATGTACTGCCCACAGACCCCACGGCCTATGGCTTCCAGGCACGAACAGACGCCCGCGGTGACATCATGGCTATTGCGCCCTGGATCCGCATCCCCTATCCCT GTCAGTGGGGCCTGCCCACAGTGACCGCGGCTGCTGTCCTGGGAATGTTCAGCGCCACACTGGCGGGCATCATTGAGTCCATTGGAGATTACTATGCTTGTGCCCGCCTGGCTGGTGCTCCGCCCCCTCCAGTACATGCTATCAACAG GGGAATCTTCACCGAAGGCATCTGCTGCATTATCGCTGGGCTGTTGGGCACGGGCAATGGGTCTacctcctccagccccaacatTGGCGTCCTGGGGATTACCAAG GTGGGCAGCCGGCGTGTGGTGCAGTACGGTGCGGGCATCATGCTCGTCCTGGGCACCATTGGCAAATTCACCGCCCTCTTCGCTTCGCTGCCTGACCCCATCCTGGGGGGCATGTTTTGCACCCTCTTTG GAATGATTACAGCCGTGGGGCTGTCCAACCTGCAGTTCGTGGACATGAATTCATCTCGCAACCTCTTCGTGCTGGGGTTTTCCATGTTCTTCGGGCTCACGCTGCCCAATTACCTGGAGGCCAACCCTGGCACCATCAACACAG GCATTTCTGAAGTGGACCAGATTCTAACTGTGCTGCTGACCACGGAGATGTTCGTGGGTGGGTGCCTTGCTTTCATACTGGACAACACAGTGCCAG GGAGCCCAGAGGAGCGAGGTCTGACACAGTGGAAAGCTGGGGCCCATGCCAACAGTGAGATGTCTGCTGGCCTCAAGAGCTATGACTTCCCCTTTGGGATGAGCGTGGTACAAAGGATTGCCTTTCTGAAATACATTCCTATCTGCCCAGTCTTCAAAGGATTTTCTTCAAGGCCAAAAAACCAGCTTCCAGTTCCAGAAGATACTCCAGAAAATATAGAAACTGTATCTGTGTGCACCAAGGTCTGA
- the SLC23A1 gene encoding solute carrier family 23 member 1 isoform X1 codes for MLQVQLCDCVSETMCNFLALSLGTAHTCAPKMRAEEEPEGRTQHESLGSAPTSTKDPTMSLPTESRFDMLYKIEDLPPWYLCILLGFQHYLTCFSGTIAVPFLLAEALCVGRDQHTVSQLIGTIFTCVGVTTLIQTTLGIRLPLFQASAFAFLVPAKAILALERWKCPPEEEIYGNWSLPLNTAHIWHPRIREVQGAIMVSSMVEVVIGLTGLPGALLSYIGPLTVTPTVSLIGLSVFQAAGDRAGSHWGISAFSILLIVLFSQYLRNLTLLLPAYRWGKGLTVFRIQIFKMFPIVLAIMTVWLLCYVLTLMDVLPTDPTAYGFQARTDARGDIMAIAPWIRIPYPCQWGLPTVTAAAVLGMFSATLAGIIESIGDYYACARLAGAPPPPVHAINRGIFTEGICCIIAGLLGTGNGSTSSSPNIGVLGITKVGSRRVVQYGAGIMLVLGTIGKFTALFASLPDPILGGMFCTLFGMITAVGLSNLQFVDMNSSRNLFVLGFSMFFGLTLPNYLEANPGTINTGISEVDQILTVLLTTEMFVGGCLAFILDNTVPGSPEERGLTQWKAGAHANSEMSAGLKSYDFPFGMSVVQRIAFLKYIPICPVFKGFSSRPKNQLPVPEDTPENIETVSVCTKV; via the exons ATGTTGCAGGTCCAGTTGTGCGACTGTGTATCTGAGACGATGTGCAATTTCCTGGCTTTATCTCTAG GAACTGCTCACACCTGTGCCCCAAAGATGAGGGCTGAGGAGGAGCCCGAGGGCCGGACACAG CACGAGTCCCTGGGCTCAGCACCGACCTCCACAAAGGACCCCACTATGTCCCTACCCACAGAATCCAGGTTTGACATGTTGTATAAGATCGAGGACCTGCCACCCTGGTACCTGTGCATCCTGTTGGGCTTCCAG CACTACCTGACCTGCTTCAGCGGCACCATTGCAGTGCCTTTCCTCCTGGCTGAGGCGCTGTGTGTGGGCCGCGACCAGCACACGGTCAGCCAGCTCATAGGCACCATCTTCACCTGCGTGGGAGTCACCACCCTCATCCAGACCACGCTGGGCATACG GCTACCACTGTTCCAGGCCAGCGCCTTTGCATTTCTGGTCCCAGCTAAAGCCATCCTGGCCCTGGAGAGATGGAAATGCCCCCCGGAAG AGGAGATCTACGGTAACTGGAGTCTGCCCCTGAACACCGCTCACATCTGGCACCCACGGATACGAGAG GTCCAAGGTGCAATCATGGTGTCCAGCATGGTGGAGGTGGTGATCGGGCTGACAGGGCTCCCTGGGGCCCTGCTCAGCTACATTGGGCCTCTCACGGTCACCCCCACTGTCTCCCTCATTGGCCTCTCTGTCTTCCAAGCTGCTGGTGACAGAGCTGGCTCCCACTGGGGCATCTCAGCTTT ctccaTCCTCCTGATCGTCCTCTTCTCCCAGTACCTGCGCAACCTCACCCTCCTGCTGCCCGCCTACCGCTGGGGCAAGGGCCTCACTGTCTTCCGCATTCAGATCTTCAAGATGTTTCCT ATCGTGCTGGCCATCATGACCGTGTGGTTGCTCTGCTACGTCCTGACCCTGATGGATGTACTGCCCACAGACCCCACGGCCTATGGCTTCCAGGCACGAACAGACGCCCGCGGTGACATCATGGCTATTGCGCCCTGGATCCGCATCCCCTATCCCT GTCAGTGGGGCCTGCCCACAGTGACCGCGGCTGCTGTCCTGGGAATGTTCAGCGCCACACTGGCGGGCATCATTGAGTCCATTGGAGATTACTATGCTTGTGCCCGCCTGGCTGGTGCTCCGCCCCCTCCAGTACATGCTATCAACAG GGGAATCTTCACCGAAGGCATCTGCTGCATTATCGCTGGGCTGTTGGGCACGGGCAATGGGTCTacctcctccagccccaacatTGGCGTCCTGGGGATTACCAAG GTGGGCAGCCGGCGTGTGGTGCAGTACGGTGCGGGCATCATGCTCGTCCTGGGCACCATTGGCAAATTCACCGCCCTCTTCGCTTCGCTGCCTGACCCCATCCTGGGGGGCATGTTTTGCACCCTCTTTG GAATGATTACAGCCGTGGGGCTGTCCAACCTGCAGTTCGTGGACATGAATTCATCTCGCAACCTCTTCGTGCTGGGGTTTTCCATGTTCTTCGGGCTCACGCTGCCCAATTACCTGGAGGCCAACCCTGGCACCATCAACACAG GCATTTCTGAAGTGGACCAGATTCTAACTGTGCTGCTGACCACGGAGATGTTCGTGGGTGGGTGCCTTGCTTTCATACTGGACAACACAGTGCCAG GGAGCCCAGAGGAGCGAGGTCTGACACAGTGGAAAGCTGGGGCCCATGCCAACAGTGAGATGTCTGCTGGCCTCAAGAGCTATGACTTCCCCTTTGGGATGAGCGTGGTACAAAGGATTGCCTTTCTGAAATACATTCCTATCTGCCCAGTCTTCAAAGGATTTTCTTCAAGGCCAAAAAACCAGCTTCCAGTTCCAGAAGATACTCCAGAAAATATAGAAACTGTATCTGTGTGCACCAAGGTCTGA
- the PAIP2 gene encoding polyadenylate-binding protein-interacting protein 2: MKDPSRSSTSPSIINEDVIINGHSHEDDNPFAEYMWMENEEEFNRQIEEELWEEEFIERCFQEMLEEEEEHEWFIPARDLPQTMDQIQDQFNDLVISDGSSLEDLVVKSNLNPNAKEFVPGVKY; this comes from the exons ATGAAAGACCCTAGTCGCAGCAGTACTAGCCCAAGCATCATCAATGAAGATGTGATTATTAACGGTCATTCGCATGAAGATGACAATCCGTTTGCAGAGTACATGTGGATGGAAAATGAAGAGGAATTCAACAGACAA ATAGAAGAGGAGTTATGGGAAGAAGAATTTATTGAACGCTGTTTCCAAGAAAtgctggaagaagaagaagaacatgAATGGTTTATTCCAGCTCGAGATCTCCCACAAACTATGGACCAAATCCAAGATCAATTCAATGACCTTGTTATCAGCGATGGCTCTTCTCTGGAAGATCTTGTg GTCAAGAGCAATCTGAATCCAAATGCAAAGGAGTTTGTTCCTGGGGTGAAGTACTAA
- the SLC23A1 gene encoding solute carrier family 23 member 1 isoform X3, with translation MKLLPNWRAVLPAGPRGRAWTWARQPRRTAHTCAPKMRAEEEPEGRTQHESLGSAPTSTKDPTMSLPTESRFDMLYKIEDLPPWYLCILLGFQHYLTCFSGTIAVPFLLAEALCVGRDQHTVSQLIGTIFTCVGVTTLIQTTLGIRLPLFQASAFAFLVPAKAILALERWKCPPEEEIYGNWSLPLNTAHIWHPRIREVQAAGDRAGSHWGISAFSILLIVLFSQYLRNLTLLLPAYRWGKGLTVFRIQIFKMFPIVLAIMTVWLLCYVLTLMDVLPTDPTAYGFQARTDARGDIMAIAPWIRIPYPCQWGLPTVTAAAVLGMFSATLAGIIESIGDYYACARLAGAPPPPVHAINRGIFTEGICCIIAGLLGTGNGSTSSSPNIGVLGITKVGSRRVVQYGAGIMLVLGTIGKFTALFASLPDPILGGMFCTLFGMITAVGLSNLQFVDMNSSRNLFVLGFSMFFGLTLPNYLEANPGTINTGISEVDQILTVLLTTEMFVGGCLAFILDNTVPGSPEERGLTQWKAGAHANSEMSAGLKSYDFPFGMSVVQRIAFLKYIPICPVFKGFSSRPKNQLPVPEDTPENIETVSVCTKV, from the exons ATGAAGCTGCTGCCCAACTGGAGAGCGGTGCTGCCCGCAGGCCCTCGGGGCAGGGCCTGGACATGGGCACGGCAACCCAGAA GAACTGCTCACACCTGTGCCCCAAAGATGAGGGCTGAGGAGGAGCCCGAGGGCCGGACACAG CACGAGTCCCTGGGCTCAGCACCGACCTCCACAAAGGACCCCACTATGTCCCTACCCACAGAATCCAGGTTTGACATGTTGTATAAGATCGAGGACCTGCCACCCTGGTACCTGTGCATCCTGTTGGGCTTCCAG CACTACCTGACCTGCTTCAGCGGCACCATTGCAGTGCCTTTCCTCCTGGCTGAGGCGCTGTGTGTGGGCCGCGACCAGCACACGGTCAGCCAGCTCATAGGCACCATCTTCACCTGCGTGGGAGTCACCACCCTCATCCAGACCACGCTGGGCATACG GCTACCACTGTTCCAGGCCAGCGCCTTTGCATTTCTGGTCCCAGCTAAAGCCATCCTGGCCCTGGAGAGATGGAAATGCCCCCCGGAAG AGGAGATCTACGGTAACTGGAGTCTGCCCCTGAACACCGCTCACATCTGGCACCCACGGATACGAGAGGT CCAAGCTGCTGGTGACAGAGCTGGCTCCCACTGGGGCATCTCAGCTTT ctccaTCCTCCTGATCGTCCTCTTCTCCCAGTACCTGCGCAACCTCACCCTCCTGCTGCCCGCCTACCGCTGGGGCAAGGGCCTCACTGTCTTCCGCATTCAGATCTTCAAGATGTTTCCT ATCGTGCTGGCCATCATGACCGTGTGGTTGCTCTGCTACGTCCTGACCCTGATGGATGTACTGCCCACAGACCCCACGGCCTATGGCTTCCAGGCACGAACAGACGCCCGCGGTGACATCATGGCTATTGCGCCCTGGATCCGCATCCCCTATCCCT GTCAGTGGGGCCTGCCCACAGTGACCGCGGCTGCTGTCCTGGGAATGTTCAGCGCCACACTGGCGGGCATCATTGAGTCCATTGGAGATTACTATGCTTGTGCCCGCCTGGCTGGTGCTCCGCCCCCTCCAGTACATGCTATCAACAG GGGAATCTTCACCGAAGGCATCTGCTGCATTATCGCTGGGCTGTTGGGCACGGGCAATGGGTCTacctcctccagccccaacatTGGCGTCCTGGGGATTACCAAG GTGGGCAGCCGGCGTGTGGTGCAGTACGGTGCGGGCATCATGCTCGTCCTGGGCACCATTGGCAAATTCACCGCCCTCTTCGCTTCGCTGCCTGACCCCATCCTGGGGGGCATGTTTTGCACCCTCTTTG GAATGATTACAGCCGTGGGGCTGTCCAACCTGCAGTTCGTGGACATGAATTCATCTCGCAACCTCTTCGTGCTGGGGTTTTCCATGTTCTTCGGGCTCACGCTGCCCAATTACCTGGAGGCCAACCCTGGCACCATCAACACAG GCATTTCTGAAGTGGACCAGATTCTAACTGTGCTGCTGACCACGGAGATGTTCGTGGGTGGGTGCCTTGCTTTCATACTGGACAACACAGTGCCAG GGAGCCCAGAGGAGCGAGGTCTGACACAGTGGAAAGCTGGGGCCCATGCCAACAGTGAGATGTCTGCTGGCCTCAAGAGCTATGACTTCCCCTTTGGGATGAGCGTGGTACAAAGGATTGCCTTTCTGAAATACATTCCTATCTGCCCAGTCTTCAAAGGATTTTCTTCAAGGCCAAAAAACCAGCTTCCAGTTCCAGAAGATACTCCAGAAAATATAGAAACTGTATCTGTGTGCACCAAGGTCTGA
- the SLC23A1 gene encoding solute carrier family 23 member 1 isoform X2, with protein sequence MKLLPNWRAVLPAGPRGRAWTWARQPRRTAHTCAPKMRAEEEPEGRTQHESLGSAPTSTKDPTMSLPTESRFDMLYKIEDLPPWYLCILLGFQHYLTCFSGTIAVPFLLAEALCVGRDQHTVSQLIGTIFTCVGVTTLIQTTLGIRLPLFQASAFAFLVPAKAILALERWKCPPEEEIYGNWSLPLNTAHIWHPRIREVQGAIMVSSMVEVVIGLTGLPGALLSYIGPLTVTPTVSLIGLSVFQAAGDRAGSHWGISAFSILLIVLFSQYLRNLTLLLPAYRWGKGLTVFRIQIFKMFPIVLAIMTVWLLCYVLTLMDVLPTDPTAYGFQARTDARGDIMAIAPWIRIPYPCQWGLPTVTAAAVLGMFSATLAGIIESIGDYYACARLAGAPPPPVHAINRGIFTEGICCIIAGLLGTGNGSTSSSPNIGVLGITKVGSRRVVQYGAGIMLVLGTIGKFTALFASLPDPILGGMFCTLFGMITAVGLSNLQFVDMNSSRNLFVLGFSMFFGLTLPNYLEANPGTINTGISEVDQILTVLLTTEMFVGSPEERGLTQWKAGAHANSEMSAGLKSYDFPFGMSVVQRIAFLKYIPICPVFKGFSSRPKNQLPVPEDTPENIETVSVCTKV encoded by the exons ATGAAGCTGCTGCCCAACTGGAGAGCGGTGCTGCCCGCAGGCCCTCGGGGCAGGGCCTGGACATGGGCACGGCAACCCAGAA GAACTGCTCACACCTGTGCCCCAAAGATGAGGGCTGAGGAGGAGCCCGAGGGCCGGACACAG CACGAGTCCCTGGGCTCAGCACCGACCTCCACAAAGGACCCCACTATGTCCCTACCCACAGAATCCAGGTTTGACATGTTGTATAAGATCGAGGACCTGCCACCCTGGTACCTGTGCATCCTGTTGGGCTTCCAG CACTACCTGACCTGCTTCAGCGGCACCATTGCAGTGCCTTTCCTCCTGGCTGAGGCGCTGTGTGTGGGCCGCGACCAGCACACGGTCAGCCAGCTCATAGGCACCATCTTCACCTGCGTGGGAGTCACCACCCTCATCCAGACCACGCTGGGCATACG GCTACCACTGTTCCAGGCCAGCGCCTTTGCATTTCTGGTCCCAGCTAAAGCCATCCTGGCCCTGGAGAGATGGAAATGCCCCCCGGAAG AGGAGATCTACGGTAACTGGAGTCTGCCCCTGAACACCGCTCACATCTGGCACCCACGGATACGAGAG GTCCAAGGTGCAATCATGGTGTCCAGCATGGTGGAGGTGGTGATCGGGCTGACAGGGCTCCCTGGGGCCCTGCTCAGCTACATTGGGCCTCTCACGGTCACCCCCACTGTCTCCCTCATTGGCCTCTCTGTCTTCCAAGCTGCTGGTGACAGAGCTGGCTCCCACTGGGGCATCTCAGCTTT ctccaTCCTCCTGATCGTCCTCTTCTCCCAGTACCTGCGCAACCTCACCCTCCTGCTGCCCGCCTACCGCTGGGGCAAGGGCCTCACTGTCTTCCGCATTCAGATCTTCAAGATGTTTCCT ATCGTGCTGGCCATCATGACCGTGTGGTTGCTCTGCTACGTCCTGACCCTGATGGATGTACTGCCCACAGACCCCACGGCCTATGGCTTCCAGGCACGAACAGACGCCCGCGGTGACATCATGGCTATTGCGCCCTGGATCCGCATCCCCTATCCCT GTCAGTGGGGCCTGCCCACAGTGACCGCGGCTGCTGTCCTGGGAATGTTCAGCGCCACACTGGCGGGCATCATTGAGTCCATTGGAGATTACTATGCTTGTGCCCGCCTGGCTGGTGCTCCGCCCCCTCCAGTACATGCTATCAACAG GGGAATCTTCACCGAAGGCATCTGCTGCATTATCGCTGGGCTGTTGGGCACGGGCAATGGGTCTacctcctccagccccaacatTGGCGTCCTGGGGATTACCAAG GTGGGCAGCCGGCGTGTGGTGCAGTACGGTGCGGGCATCATGCTCGTCCTGGGCACCATTGGCAAATTCACCGCCCTCTTCGCTTCGCTGCCTGACCCCATCCTGGGGGGCATGTTTTGCACCCTCTTTG GAATGATTACAGCCGTGGGGCTGTCCAACCTGCAGTTCGTGGACATGAATTCATCTCGCAACCTCTTCGTGCTGGGGTTTTCCATGTTCTTCGGGCTCACGCTGCCCAATTACCTGGAGGCCAACCCTGGCACCATCAACACAG GCATTTCTGAAGTGGACCAGATTCTAACTGTGCTGCTGACCACGGAGATGTTCGTGG GGAGCCCAGAGGAGCGAGGTCTGACACAGTGGAAAGCTGGGGCCCATGCCAACAGTGAGATGTCTGCTGGCCTCAAGAGCTATGACTTCCCCTTTGGGATGAGCGTGGTACAAAGGATTGCCTTTCTGAAATACATTCCTATCTGCCCAGTCTTCAAAGGATTTTCTTCAAGGCCAAAAAACCAGCTTCCAGTTCCAGAAGATACTCCAGAAAATATAGAAACTGTATCTGTGTGCACCAAGGTCTGA
- the MZB1 gene encoding marginal zone B- and B1-cell-specific protein — MHSTPARSHSRAPRTMRLSLPLLMLLLGAWAIPGSLAERAPLTATAPQLDDEEKYSAHMPAHLRCDACRAVTYQMWQHLAKAEAKLHPQDSGGRRELSESVYTDVLDQTCSQTWQDYGVREVNQVKRLSGPGLTKGPEPSISVMIMGGLWPARLSTTCLHYLGEFGEDHIYEAHQRGREALEVLLCGGPRGPCSEAAPIPRAEL, encoded by the exons ATGCACAGCACACCTGCCCGCAGCCACAGCCGTGCTCCCCGGACCATGAGGCTGTCGCTGCCCCTGCTAATGCTGCTGCTGGGGGCCTGGGCCATCCCCGGCAGCCTCGCAGAGAGGGCCCCGCTCACCGCCACTGCCCCGCAGCTGGACGATGAGGAGAAGTACTCAGCTCACATGCCGGCTCATTTGCGCTGTGATGCCTGCAGGGCTGTGACCTACCAG ATGTGGCAACACCTGGCAAAGGCAGAGGCCAAGCTTCACCCCCAAGACTCTGGGGGGCGGCGGGAGCTGAGTGAGTCGGTATACACCGATGTCCTGGACCAGACCTGCTCCCAGACCTGGCAAGA CTACGGGGTCCGAGAAGTGAACCAAGTGAAACGTCTCAGTGGCCCAGGACTTACGAAGGGGCCAGAGCCCAGCATCAGCGTGATGATCATGGGGGGCCTCTGGCCCGCCAG GCTCTCCACGACTTGTTTGCACTACCTGGGGGAGTTTGGAGAAGACCACATCTATGAAGCCCACCAACGAGGCCGCGAGGCTCTGGAGGTGCTGCTGTGTGGAGGCCCCCGGGGGCCCTGCTCAGAGGCGGCGCCCATCCCGAGGGCAGAGCTCTAG